Below is a genomic region from Bordetella pertussis 18323.
CCGCCACCAACCCGACAGGCCGCGCCGCGAGCCCGCGCGCCGCCTGCGCGAAATGCTGGAACGCATCGGCCTGCAGGAGCTGAGCGAGCGCTTCCAGGTCCCCGCGCAACCCTGATCCGCCGGCCGCGCCGCCGCGCAAACCCGCGCGCCTGGGAATAACCCTAGCTGTGAAGATTCAATAGGTTGTATGCATGGTTCATCCGAACCGGATTTGAGAAACTGGAAATCGCCACCCCCCCAGTTCACTCAAGGAGCCCGGCCGGATGAACACCCATAAGCATGCCCGATTGACCTTCCTACGTCGACTCGAAATGGTCCAGCAATTGATCGCCCATCAAGTTTGTGTGCCTGAAGCGGCCCGCGCCTATGGGGTCACCGCGCCGACTGTGCGCAAATGGCTGGGCCGCTTCCTGGCTCAGGGCCAGGCGGGCTTGGCCGATGCGTCCTCGCGCCCGACGGTCTCGCCCCGAGCGATTGCGCCGGCCAAGGCGCTGGCTATCGTGGAGCTGCGCCGCAAGCGGCTGACCCAAGCGCGCATCGCCCAGGCGCTGGGCGTGTCAGCCAGCACCGTCAGCCGCGTCCTGGCCCGCGCCGGTCTGTCGCACCTGGCCGACCTGGAGCCGGCCGAGCCGGTGGTGCGCTACGAGCATCAGGCCCCCGGCGATCTGCTGCACATCGACATCAAGAAGCTGGGACGTATCCAGCGCCCTGGCCACCGGGTCACGGGCAACCGACGCGATACCGTTGAGGGGGCCGGCTGGGACTTCGTCTTCGTGGCCATCGATGACCACGCCCGCGTGGCCTTCACCGACATCCACCCCGACGAGCGCTTCCCCAGCGCCGTCCAGTTCCTCAAGGACGCAGTGGCCTACTACCAGCGCCTGGGCGTGACCATCCAGCGCTTGCTCACCGACAATGGCTCGGCCTTTCGCAGCCGCGCCTTCGCCGCGCTGTGCCATGAGCTGGGCATCAAGCACCGCTTTACCCGACCTTACCGCCCACAGACCAATGGCAAGGCCGAACGCTTCATCCAGTCGGCCTTGCGTGAGTGGGCT
It encodes:
- a CDS encoding IS481-like element IS481 family transposase yields the protein MNTHKHARLTFLRRLEMVQQLIAHQVCVPEAARAYGVTAPTVRKWLGRFLAQGQAGLADASSRPTVSPRAIAPAKALAIVELRRKRLTQARIAQALGVSASTVSRVLARAGLSHLADLEPAEPVVRYEHQAPGDLLHIDIKKLGRIQRPGHRVTGNRRDTVEGAGWDFVFVAIDDHARVAFTDIHPDERFPSAVQFLKDAVAYYQRLGVTIQRLLTDNGSAFRSRAFAALCHELGIKHRFTRPYRPQTNGKAERFIQSALREWAYAHTYQNSQHRADAMKSWLHHYNWHRPHQGIGRAVPISRLNLDEYNLLTVHS